In one window of Fibrobacter sp. UWH6 DNA:
- a CDS encoding DUF1846 domain-containing protein, with amino-acid sequence MFKVGFDNDAYLRTQSEKIAERIAKFGGKLYLEFGGKLFDDHHASRVLPGFAPDSKIRMLEKLKDKAEVIIAVNANDIEKNKVRGDLGITYDQDVLRLIDAFRGYGLYVSSVVLTRWQDQPSALAYQKKLEGLGLKVYRHYPIAGYPNNIPLVVSDDGYGKNQFVETTRELVVVTAPGPGSGKMAVCLSQIYHENTRGVKAGYAKFETFPIWNIPLKHPVNLAYEAATADLNDVNMIDPFHLEAYGKTTINYNRDVEVFPVLNALFTRILGESPYKSPTDMGVNMAGNCIIDDDAVSEAAKQEIIRRYYNTLCDVRKGNADQDQVYKQQLVMEQAHISTADRPVVAAALKRAAETNGPAVAIELQDGAVIAAKTSSLLGASSAMLLDALKHLAGIPDEVRLLSPMVIEPIQSLKTKQLGHTNPRLHMDEVLVALSVCALTDYNAKIALEKLPELRHCEVHASVILSQVDVGVFRRLGVNLTSEPNYQTSKLYHT; translated from the coding sequence ATGTTCAAAGTTGGATTTGATAACGACGCGTACTTGAGAACGCAGTCCGAGAAGATTGCCGAACGTATTGCAAAGTTCGGTGGAAAGCTTTACCTTGAATTTGGCGGAAAGCTCTTTGATGACCACCACGCAAGCCGTGTACTGCCTGGCTTCGCCCCAGATTCCAAGATCCGCATGCTCGAAAAGCTGAAGGACAAGGCCGAAGTTATTATCGCCGTCAATGCCAACGATATCGAAAAGAATAAGGTCCGTGGCGACCTCGGCATTACCTACGATCAGGACGTTCTCCGTCTGATCGACGCCTTCCGCGGTTACGGTCTCTATGTGAGCAGCGTGGTGCTGACTCGCTGGCAGGACCAGCCTAGCGCCCTGGCTTACCAGAAGAAGTTGGAAGGTCTAGGTCTGAAGGTTTACCGCCATTATCCCATCGCTGGTTACCCCAACAACATTCCTCTGGTAGTGAGCGATGACGGCTACGGCAAGAACCAGTTTGTTGAAACAACCCGCGAACTTGTGGTGGTGACCGCCCCGGGTCCGGGAAGTGGAAAGATGGCTGTTTGCCTCTCCCAGATTTATCACGAAAATACCCGCGGCGTCAAGGCCGGTTACGCAAAGTTCGAAACGTTCCCCATCTGGAACATTCCTCTGAAGCACCCGGTGAACTTGGCTTACGAAGCTGCTACCGCAGACTTGAACGATGTGAACATGATTGACCCGTTCCATCTGGAAGCTTACGGCAAGACCACCATCAACTATAACCGTGATGTTGAAGTGTTCCCGGTTCTGAACGCTCTGTTCACTCGCATCCTTGGTGAATCTCCGTACAAGAGCCCCACTGACATGGGCGTGAACATGGCTGGTAACTGCATCATCGATGATGACGCTGTTAGCGAAGCCGCCAAGCAGGAAATCATCCGCCGCTACTACAACACCCTCTGCGATGTCCGTAAGGGCAACGCTGATCAGGATCAGGTTTACAAGCAGCAGCTGGTCATGGAACAGGCTCACATTAGCACCGCCGACCGTCCGGTGGTGGCTGCCGCTCTCAAGCGTGCCGCAGAAACTAACGGCCCCGCCGTTGCTATTGAACTTCAGGATGGCGCTGTGATTGCCGCAAAGACTTCTTCCTTGCTGGGTGCGTCCTCTGCCATGCTTCTGGATGCCCTCAAGCACCTGGCTGGTATTCCTGATGAAGTCCGTCTGCTTTCTCCCATGGTCATTGAACCTATTCAGAGCCTGAAGACCAAGCAACTGGGCCACACCAATCCCCGTCTCCACATGGACGAAGTGTTGGTGGCTCTCTCTGTCTGCGCCCTCACGGATTACAACGCAAAGATCGCTCTGGAAAAGCTTCCGGAACTCCGCCACTGCGAAGTCCATGCCAGCGTCATCCTCTCTCAGGTTGATGTAGGCGTGTTCCGCCGCCTGGGTGTGAACTTGACCTCTGAACCGAATTATCAGACTAGCAAGTTGTATCATACCTAA
- the dapA gene encoding 4-hydroxy-tetrahydrodipicolinate synthase, which yields MQITKASQLTGVFPALFTPLMNDDPKNLNNSIDYKKMEKMIDDLIASGVSGILPVGTTGQSATVTHKQHLDIIKFTLDYVGGRVPVIAGAGSNCTRESVEMIQEILKIAEVPMLCVTGYYNNPSQEGIEKHFKTLSEETGAKIIIYNVPGRTASYVHPDTLIALSEDKNIIGLKQAVDFRIGEKFHEDTKRVINETKNNDFAVLSGEDGFFIDMLEMGGQGLITATGNIPEAAKIFSDLYKAYAAGDASKAKDLQSAARDYVEATFCRKNPIPLGTMFNSPLFQPMTSVKDTARGEEAVERIMKLINEKAESLKKYHV from the coding sequence ATGCAAATTACAAAAGCTTCTCAACTTACTGGTGTTTTTCCCGCATTGTTCACTCCGCTGATGAACGATGATCCTAAGAACCTTAACAACTCCATCGACTACAAGAAGATGGAAAAGATGATTGACGACCTCATTGCCTCTGGCGTTTCCGGTATTCTCCCGGTTGGCACCACTGGTCAGAGCGCCACCGTCACTCACAAGCAGCATCTGGACATCATCAAGTTCACTCTGGACTACGTAGGCGGCCGCGTTCCCGTTATCGCAGGCGCAGGCTCCAACTGCACTCGTGAATCTGTGGAAATGATTCAGGAAATCCTGAAGATTGCTGAAGTTCCCATGCTCTGCGTGACCGGTTACTACAACAACCCGTCCCAGGAAGGCATCGAAAAGCATTTCAAGACCTTGAGCGAAGAAACTGGCGCCAAGATCATCATCTATAACGTTCCGGGCCGTACCGCTAGCTACGTCCACCCCGACACCCTCATCGCCCTTTCCGAAGACAAGAACATCATCGGTCTCAAGCAGGCAGTTGACTTCCGTATCGGCGAAAAGTTCCACGAAGACACCAAGCGCGTCATCAACGAAACCAAGAACAACGACTTCGCCGTTCTCTCTGGCGAAGACGGATTCTTCATCGATATGCTTGAAATGGGTGGCCAGGGCCTGATTACCGCTACCGGTAACATTCCCGAAGCTGCAAAGATTTTCTCTGACCTTTACAAGGCATACGCTGCTGGCGATGCCTCCAAGGCCAAGGACCTGCAGAGCGCAGCCCGCGACTACGTGGAAGCAACCTTCTGCCGCAAGAACCCCATTCCTCTGGGAACCATGTTCAACAGCCCGTTGTTCCAGCCCATGACCAGCGTCAAGGACACCGCCCGCGGCGAAGAAGCCGTAGAACGCATCATGAAGCTCATCAACGAAAAGGCAGAAAGCCTCAAGAAGTATCACGTTTAA
- a CDS encoding phosphomannomutase, with translation MENITQIWKKIQSPEFNPATDMALVEQVKQVALTSQEPAKVSFGTSGWRGEIGSEFTLRNLQVVGAAIVRLYKEADAAMFEALGVKDFAELQKRGVVVGHDNRLLGHEFCEAVADQFAKAGVKVYYGNEMPTPEFSAAIEMLGAACSINMTPSHNPSHYNGIKFNPADGGPAGPEITNVITKLSNEMMSTWKFEPVSKVDWEIIDSLKIYKEFLIKQGTIKFDRIKDFIKKDRLTLVCDHVHGSTRRRPAALLDNPQCLVTIRNEDDSLFGGVAPEPSSKNLEMVRKALDESKSFFRLGAIFDPDGDRIRFYDGSREIDMNQFGAIAFHYMATWRKEQGVVAKSVATSNFVNIIAEKLGVPVMETPVGFKNFRPWLSRNAKDKALVAFEESDGISGLNNTLEKDAQFGLLIALEIMATTGKNLGEYLDALYAEYGRFYPSRAGFEVDKSLVGAPLIAKVNAVAEAAQVGAKVMVGNTEKTVKQLLTLDGVKIIFEDDSWMLVRPSGTEPKVRIYTECRNPDEKDPMFEAAKALFYKN, from the coding sequence ATGGAAAACATTACTCAGATTTGGAAGAAGATCCAGTCCCCCGAATTTAACCCCGCTACCGACATGGCTCTGGTAGAACAGGTCAAGCAGGTGGCTCTCACCTCTCAGGAACCGGCAAAGGTTAGCTTCGGCACTTCCGGCTGGCGTGGCGAAATCGGTTCTGAATTCACTCTCCGTAATCTGCAGGTCGTAGGCGCAGCTATCGTCCGCCTCTACAAGGAAGCTGATGCTGCCATGTTCGAAGCTCTTGGCGTCAAGGACTTCGCTGAACTTCAGAAGCGCGGCGTTGTGGTTGGCCACGACAACCGTCTCCTGGGTCACGAATTCTGCGAAGCTGTGGCTGACCAGTTCGCCAAGGCCGGTGTGAAGGTTTACTACGGCAACGAAATGCCGACTCCGGAATTCTCCGCTGCAATCGAAATGCTGGGTGCTGCCTGCTCCATCAACATGACTCCTAGCCACAACCCCAGCCACTACAACGGCATCAAGTTCAACCCCGCAGACGGCGGTCCTGCAGGTCCGGAAATCACCAACGTGATTACCAAGCTCTCTAACGAAATGATGAGCACCTGGAAGTTCGAACCGGTCTCCAAGGTTGACTGGGAAATCATCGACTCCCTGAAGATCTACAAGGAATTCCTGATCAAGCAGGGCACCATCAAGTTTGACCGTATCAAGGACTTCATCAAGAAGGATCGTCTGACTTTGGTCTGCGACCACGTTCACGGTTCTACCCGTCGTCGTCCGGCCGCTCTCCTGGACAATCCCCAGTGCCTCGTTACCATCCGTAACGAAGACGACAGCCTGTTCGGCGGTGTTGCTCCGGAACCGTCTTCCAAGAACCTGGAAATGGTCCGCAAGGCTCTGGACGAAAGCAAGTCCTTCTTCCGCCTGGGCGCAATCTTTGACCCGGATGGTGACCGTATCCGCTTCTACGATGGTTCTCGCGAAATCGACATGAACCAGTTCGGCGCAATCGCTTTCCACTACATGGCTACCTGGCGCAAGGAACAGGGCGTGGTTGCAAAGTCTGTTGCTACTTCTAACTTCGTGAACATCATTGCTGAAAAGCTGGGCGTTCCCGTTATGGAAACTCCGGTGGGCTTCAAGAACTTCCGCCCCTGGTTGTCTCGCAATGCCAAGGATAAGGCTCTGGTCGCCTTCGAAGAATCTGATGGTATTTCCGGCCTCAACAACACCCTGGAAAAGGATGCTCAGTTCGGCCTTCTCATCGCTCTCGAAATCATGGCTACCACCGGCAAGAACCTGGGTGAATACCTGGATGCCCTCTATGCTGAATATGGCCGCTTCTACCCCAGCCGCGCTGGTTTCGAAGTGGACAAGTCCCTGGTCGGTGCTCCGCTCATCGCCAAGGTGAACGCTGTTGCCGAAGCCGCACAGGTCGGTGCTAAGGTCATGGTGGGCAACACCGAAAAGACCGTTAAGCAGTTGCTCACTCTCGACGGCGTGAAGATCATTTTCGAAGACGATTCCTGGATGCTGGTTCGCCCGTCCGGTACCGAACCCAAGGTTCGTATCTATACCGAATGCCGCAACCCGGATGAAAAGGATCCCATGTTCGAAGCAGCCAAGGCTCTGTTCTACAAGAACTAA
- a CDS encoding YebC/PmpR family DNA-binding transcriptional regulator, with protein MSGHSKWATTKRKKAKTDVARAKAWNKLIKEISIAAKLGGGNPDANPRLRAAIIKSKSQSLPTKNIESAIAKGTGANGGADVTEPLYEGRGPAGIAIMVQCMTDNKVRTVAEIRNIFNKNGGAMGETGSVTWAFTYKGMIVIDAEKYSEDQVMDLVLEAGADDMSTEDGIHEVSTSPEAFDAVTRALEGAGIEMMSAEITYVANDPVKLGHDDAVKLLKLIDKFEDHDDVQDVYHNAEIDEADMDAE; from the coding sequence ATGTCCGGTCACTCCAAATGGGCCACCACCAAACGTAAGAAAGCTAAGACTGACGTTGCCCGTGCTAAGGCATGGAACAAGTTGATTAAGGAAATTTCTATCGCTGCTAAGCTTGGCGGCGGCAACCCGGATGCAAACCCGCGTCTCCGTGCTGCTATCATCAAGTCCAAGTCTCAGAGCTTGCCCACCAAGAACATCGAAAGTGCTATTGCCAAGGGTACTGGCGCTAACGGTGGTGCAGACGTTACCGAACCGCTGTACGAAGGTCGCGGTCCTGCAGGCATTGCCATCATGGTGCAGTGCATGACCGACAACAAGGTTCGTACCGTTGCTGAAATCCGTAACATCTTCAACAAGAACGGCGGCGCCATGGGCGAAACCGGTTCCGTTACTTGGGCATTTACCTACAAGGGTATGATTGTTATCGATGCAGAAAAGTACAGCGAAGATCAGGTTATGGACCTGGTTCTGGAAGCTGGTGCAGACGACATGAGCACTGAAGACGGCATCCACGAAGTTTCCACCTCTCCGGAAGCATTCGACGCCGTTACCCGCGCTCTTGAAGGTGCTGGCATCGAAATGATGAGCGCTGAAATCACCTACGTCGCTAACGACCCCGTCAAGCTGGGCCACGACGACGCTGTGAAGCTGCTCAAGCTCATCGACAAGTTCGAAGATCACGACGACGTTCAGGACGTTTACCACAACGCTGAAATCGACGAAGCTGACATGGACGCTGAGTAA
- a CDS encoding N-acetylmuramoyl-L-alanine amidase codes for MNKVLWVLLFCLATASAVWAGKTDVENFAQSKGASFHWYPVQKTFTLERNKDTVKFAIGLPYASLHGKTINLAAAPVLSAGRIQIDSVDAAKFFEAEQTAKSSAQQAAVSSSSVKAAPAATNTTTTAQAPAPAKNETAGTREVKTIVIDPGHGGKDSGAIGSKSQEKDIVLTVGKLLKKELEKEGFIVKMTRDKDYFVELGQRANLANQWDGDLFISLHCNAVDATPERKKIIKGYHVYVLRAPESEEDKAIARRENKVATLYGEKNAKEELSPIEWFKLEARLEKYKQNSYMFTEEMLKAMDGGKIRRQAGGVGGAGFMVLVGALMPAVLYEIGFISNLEDEAYMMSDAGQKDIAERISKAVTSYKEAVHNYRETLGR; via the coding sequence ATGAACAAGGTTTTGTGGGTACTGCTTTTCTGCCTAGCAACCGCCTCTGCGGTGTGGGCCGGTAAAACGGACGTAGAGAATTTCGCCCAAAGTAAGGGCGCCTCTTTCCATTGGTATCCCGTTCAAAAAACGTTCACCCTAGAAAGAAACAAGGACACGGTCAAGTTCGCCATCGGCCTCCCCTACGCAAGTCTCCACGGCAAGACAATCAACCTTGCAGCAGCTCCAGTTCTTTCTGCAGGCCGCATCCAAATTGATTCCGTCGACGCAGCAAAATTTTTTGAGGCAGAACAAACCGCAAAAAGTTCCGCCCAACAGGCAGCCGTTTCATCAAGCAGTGTAAAGGCAGCCCCCGCAGCAACAAATACAACAACCACAGCCCAAGCACCCGCCCCCGCAAAAAATGAAACCGCAGGCACCCGCGAAGTCAAGACCATCGTTATCGACCCGGGCCACGGCGGCAAGGACTCAGGCGCCATCGGTTCCAAGTCTCAAGAAAAAGACATTGTCCTTACCGTAGGCAAGCTCCTCAAGAAGGAATTGGAAAAGGAAGGCTTTATCGTCAAGATGACCCGCGACAAGGATTACTTTGTCGAACTGGGCCAGCGGGCCAATCTAGCAAACCAATGGGATGGCGACCTCTTCATCAGCCTCCACTGCAACGCCGTTGACGCCACTCCCGAACGCAAGAAGATTATCAAGGGCTACCACGTCTACGTACTCCGCGCTCCCGAAAGCGAAGAAGACAAGGCCATCGCCCGCCGCGAAAACAAGGTGGCCACCCTCTACGGCGAAAAGAACGCCAAGGAAGAACTCTCCCCCATCGAATGGTTTAAGCTGGAAGCCCGCCTCGAAAAGTACAAGCAGAACAGCTACATGTTCACCGAAGAAATGTTAAAGGCCATGGACGGCGGCAAGATCCGTCGCCAGGCAGGTGGCGTAGGCGGTGCAGGCTTCATGGTCCTGGTGGGTGCATTAATGCCCGCAGTCCTTTACGAAATCGGCTTCATCAGCAACCTTGAAGACGAAGCCTACATGATGAGCGACGCCGGCCAGAAGGATATCGCAGAACGCATTTCCAAGGCAGTCACCAGCTACAAGGAAGCCGTTCACAACTACCGCGAAACCCTGGGCAGGTAA
- the smpB gene encoding SsrA-binding protein SmpB → MAKKEQSTPVIQNRKANHLYFVDETFEVGIMLIGSEVKSIRDGKCTIGEAWIDIDEKKNELWLVGARIDEYLFANRFNHIPARRRKLLAHGHEIEKMRKAKEQKGCTLIPLKLYFKNRRAKLEMGICRGKDQHDKRQTIMERDAKMEMDRAAKAHK, encoded by the coding sequence ATGGCAAAAAAGGAACAGTCAACACCCGTCATCCAGAATAGAAAGGCAAACCACCTTTACTTCGTGGACGAAACCTTCGAGGTGGGCATCATGCTCATCGGTTCCGAAGTCAAGTCCATTCGCGACGGCAAGTGTACCATTGGCGAAGCCTGGATTGACATTGACGAAAAGAAGAACGAGCTCTGGCTGGTAGGTGCCCGCATCGACGAGTACCTATTCGCCAACCGCTTCAACCACATTCCTGCAAGACGCCGCAAGCTCCTGGCCCATGGCCACGAAATCGAAAAGATGCGCAAGGCCAAGGAACAGAAGGGCTGCACCCTGATTCCTCTGAAGTTGTACTTCAAGAATCGTCGCGCCAAGCTGGAAATGGGCATCTGCCGCGGTAAGGACCAGCACGACAAACGTCAGACCATTATGGAACGCGACGCCAAGATGGAAATGGATCGCGCAGCAAAGGCACACAAGTAA
- the obgE gene encoding GTPase ObgE, with translation MFLDEKSIEVRSGKGGDGICSFHREKFVPLGGPDGGDGGRGGHVILQVNEQYSTLLDMGNARLYKARPGQAGGAKRCTGRSAEDLIVDVPKGTIVKDAEGRILADLTEDGQRWIAARGGKGGMGNQHFATPSNQAPRKCTPGEAGEKRELFLELKLMADVGLVGFPNAGKSSLVNKISSGRPKVGDYPFTTLEPVLGIVQMNGHSFVVADIPGLLEGASEGKGLGHQFLKHIERTHTLLFVIDGFAENAYEQFTVLKGELAAFHPKLAKKPYVIALNKSDLGIEEAIKQFAEHKEKVIITSAFTGEGCMELRDALDQAVPHVQKKKVGWETRKVEAPVKKAAAKTAAKAERKAASKTAAKPASKTTKAPAKKAPAKKPAAKKSK, from the coding sequence ATGTTTTTAGACGAAAAATCAATCGAAGTGCGCTCCGGCAAGGGCGGTGACGGCATCTGCAGTTTCCACCGTGAAAAGTTTGTACCTCTGGGCGGCCCCGATGGCGGAGATGGCGGCCGTGGCGGTCACGTTATCCTCCAAGTCAACGAACAGTATTCCACCCTGCTGGACATGGGTAACGCACGTCTGTACAAGGCACGCCCCGGTCAAGCCGGCGGCGCCAAGCGCTGCACCGGCAGATCTGCAGAAGACCTCATCGTAGACGTACCCAAGGGAACTATCGTCAAGGATGCCGAAGGTCGAATTCTTGCAGACCTTACCGAAGACGGCCAGCGCTGGATTGCTGCCCGTGGCGGCAAGGGCGGCATGGGCAACCAGCACTTCGCCACCCCTTCTAACCAGGCACCTCGCAAATGCACTCCGGGCGAAGCAGGCGAAAAGCGCGAACTGTTCCTGGAACTGAAGCTCATGGCAGACGTCGGTCTGGTTGGCTTCCCCAACGCAGGCAAGTCCAGTCTGGTGAACAAGATTTCCAGCGGACGTCCCAAGGTGGGCGACTATCCCTTTACCACTCTGGAACCGGTGCTTGGCATCGTGCAGATGAACGGACATAGCTTTGTGGTGGCCGACATTCCGGGTCTCCTGGAAGGCGCCAGCGAAGGCAAGGGTCTGGGTCACCAGTTCCTGAAGCACATCGAACGCACCCACACTCTTTTGTTCGTAATTGACGGTTTTGCAGAAAACGCCTACGAACAGTTCACGGTTCTGAAGGGAGAACTGGCGGCATTCCACCCGAAGCTAGCCAAGAAGCCCTACGTAATCGCCCTGAACAAAAGTGACCTGGGCATCGAAGAGGCCATCAAACAGTTTGCGGAACATAAGGAAAAGGTTATCATCACCTCTGCCTTTACCGGTGAAGGTTGCATGGAACTCCGTGACGCCCTGGATCAGGCAGTCCCCCACGTCCAAAAGAAAAAGGTGGGCTGGGAAACCAGGAAGGTAGAAGCACCTGTCAAGAAGGCCGCCGCAAAGACTGCTGCCAAGGCAGAACGCAAGGCAGCATCCAAGACCGCAGCCAAGCCCGCATCCAAGACCACAAAGGCTCCTGCCAAGAAGGCTCCCGCAAAGAAGCCTGCCGCAAAAAAGTCCAAGTAA
- the argC gene encoding N-acetyl-gamma-glutamyl-phosphate reductase, which yields MFKIFVDGEAGTTGLQIYDRLAKRNDIEVLRISQELRKDTAERQRLINESDVTFLCLPDAAAVESAALCTNPNTVIIDASTAHRVNPDWTYGMPELSAEQRKAISTAKRIANPGCHATGFILGVHPLVASGILPKSTNLAAYSITGYSGGGKKLIAEYEDESALGHKAGESLPIMAPAPYALALSHKHIPEMKKYCELENTPFFNPVLGPYYKGMAVTVALFANQLSKKVGPQDLTDILKEHYAGSNFVTVMPYEATPAETPALINGRLNPTICNNTNNACIQVFGNETVMQVTTIIDNLGKGASGAAIQNMNIALGLDETLGL from the coding sequence ATGTTCAAGATTTTTGTTGATGGCGAAGCTGGTACCACCGGTCTTCAGATTTATGATCGACTCGCAAAGCGTAACGATATCGAAGTTCTGCGCATTTCCCAGGAACTGCGTAAGGATACCGCCGAACGCCAGCGCTTGATCAATGAATCCGACGTGACTTTCCTGTGCCTGCCCGATGCAGCCGCCGTGGAAAGTGCAGCGCTCTGCACCAATCCGAACACCGTAATCATCGACGCTTCCACGGCTCACCGTGTGAACCCGGACTGGACTTACGGCATGCCCGAACTTTCTGCAGAACAGCGCAAGGCCATCAGCACAGCAAAGCGCATTGCTAACCCCGGTTGCCACGCCACAGGCTTTATCCTTGGCGTACACCCGCTGGTCGCAAGCGGCATTCTCCCCAAGTCCACAAACTTGGCAGCCTACAGCATCACCGGCTATTCCGGTGGCGGCAAGAAGCTCATCGCCGAATACGAAGACGAAAGCGCTCTTGGCCACAAGGCAGGAGAATCCCTCCCCATCATGGCTCCGGCACCTTACGCCCTGGCCCTTTCTCACAAGCACATTCCCGAAATGAAGAAGTACTGCGAACTGGAAAACACGCCCTTCTTCAATCCGGTGCTTGGCCCCTACTACAAGGGCATGGCCGTAACCGTAGCCCTCTTTGCAAACCAGCTTAGCAAGAAGGTTGGACCTCAGGACCTGACCGACATCCTCAAGGAACACTACGCAGGCTCCAACTTCGTAACCGTCATGCCTTACGAAGCAACCCCTGCAGAGACTCCGGCACTGATCAACGGCCGTCTGAACCCCACCATCTGCAACAACACAAATAATGCTTGCATCCAGGTTTTCGGTAACGAAACCGTCATGCAGGTTACAACAATCATCGACAATCTGGGCAAGGGCGCCAGCGGTGCCGCCATCCAGAACATGAACATCGCTCTCGGTCTCGACGAAACGTTAGGACTCTAA
- a CDS encoding YchJ family protein, translating into MAQDLCPCGSGKEYCECCEPVIKQTALAASPEALMRSRYTAYAKHEIAWLKESLEATQRSDFDEASVEAWSKESEWLGIEIKQTKTEEEKNIGWVEFVARFKQGNITRNHHELGEFHKVGGAWFFYDGRAVKQETVKKTGPDVGRNDPCPCGSGKKYKKCCGAGK; encoded by the coding sequence ATGGCTCAAGATTTATGCCCCTGTGGTTCCGGTAAAGAATATTGCGAATGCTGCGAACCGGTCATCAAGCAGACTGCTCTCGCCGCTTCTCCCGAAGCACTGATGCGTTCTCGCTACACCGCTTACGCCAAGCACGAAATCGCATGGCTCAAGGAATCCCTGGAAGCTACTCAGCGTTCCGATTTCGACGAAGCTAGCGTCGAAGCATGGAGCAAGGAATCCGAATGGCTGGGCATCGAAATCAAGCAGACCAAGACCGAAGAAGAAAAGAACATCGGCTGGGTCGAATTCGTAGCTCGCTTCAAGCAGGGCAACATCACCCGTAACCACCACGAACTGGGCGAATTCCACAAGGTTGGTGGCGCATGGTTCTTCTATGACGGCCGTGCAGTCAAGCAGGAAACCGTGAAGAAGACCGGTCCGGATGTCGGCCGTAACGATCCGTGCCCCTGCGGTTCTGGCAAGAAGTACAAGAAGTGCTGCGGCGCTGGTAAGTAA
- a CDS encoding methyltransferase — MLTQNLPEFWDNLYAEGKDYWNTKKATPALLEFFKNPSCPATGSVLVPGAGFGYDAEAWAMRGHDVLAVDFAATAVDELDHLSRKHKNLRSLDLDLFTLSPKDQKRGGQQFDIVYDYGTFTAIHPGRRDEFFEVCYKMLKDDGVLISLMYPLMNGKTLQGPPHCTSEGELMARLGGVFDVVERIPAVNSLPDRAGKEEFWILKKCL; from the coding sequence ATGTTGACACAAAACCTCCCGGAATTTTGGGATAATCTTTACGCAGAAGGCAAGGACTATTGGAACACCAAGAAGGCTACCCCTGCCCTGCTGGAATTTTTCAAGAACCCCTCCTGCCCCGCTACCGGCTCCGTGCTGGTTCCTGGCGCAGGCTTTGGTTACGACGCCGAAGCATGGGCCATGCGCGGCCATGACGTTCTGGCAGTAGATTTCGCAGCAACCGCAGTCGATGAACTGGACCACTTGAGCCGCAAGCACAAGAACCTCCGTTCCCTGGACCTGGACTTGTTCACCCTTTCTCCCAAGGATCAGAAGCGTGGCGGCCAGCAGTTCGATATCGTGTACGATTACGGTACCTTCACTGCAATCCATCCGGGTCGTCGCGACGAATTCTTCGAAGTCTGCTACAAGATGCTGAAGGACGACGGAGTGCTGATTTCCCTCATGTACCCGCTGATGAACGGCAAGACCCTGCAGGGTCCTCCGCACTGCACCAGCGAAGGCGAACTGATGGCTCGTCTCGGCGGCGTTTTCGATGTGGTTGAACGCATCCCGGCCGTAAACAGCCTCCCCGACCGTGCAGGTAAGGAAGAATTCTGGATTCTCAAGAAGTGCCTGTAG